The Tepidibacter aestuarii genome contains a region encoding:
- the rpoC gene encoding DNA-directed RNA polymerase subunit beta' → MFELNNFESIKIALASPEKIRQWSKGEVKKPETINYRTLKPEKDGLFCERIFGPTKDWECHCGKYRRVRYKGVVCDRCGVEVTKSKVRRERMAHIELAAPVSHIWYFKGIPSRMGLLLDMSPRSLEKVLYFASYIVIDAGETGLTEKQLLTEKEYRDAQDKYGNTFKAGMGAEAVKELLVKIDLESLSKELKSKLKDSTGQKRVRTIRRMEVVEAFKKSDNKAEWMILDVIPVIPPDLRPMVQLDGGRFATSDLNDLYRRVINRNNRLKRLLELGAPDIIVRNEKRMLQESVDALIDNGRRGRPVTGPGNRPLKSLSDMLKGKQGRFRQNLLGKRVDYSGRSVIVVGPELKFYQCGLPKKMALELFKPFVMNELVSKGYAHNIKSAKRMVEKVKSEVWDVLEEVIKGHPVLLNRAPTLHRLGIQAFEPTLVEGKAIKLHPLVCSAYNADFDGDQMAVHVPLSVEAQAEARFLMLSTNNILAPKDGSPITTPTQDMVLGSYYLTIEVEGEKGEGSVFKDYNEMLLAYQTGAVGLHAKVKVRKKLVEEDKDVLVESTVGRFIFNENIPQDLGFVDRSESKHSLEVDFLVDKKQLGKIIDKCFRKHGNTITAIMLDDIKNLGFRFSTRGAISIAVADMIIPKEKPQLISIAEEKVEKYERAYRRGLISNEEREEKVIETWTNTTEEVTDALMNSLGRLNNVFIMAHSGARGSKNQIRQLGGMRGLMANASGKTVEIPVKSNFREGLTVLEYFTSSHGARKGLADTALRTADSGYLTRRLVDVSQDVIVREVDCGTQEGVLVSAFKDGNEVIEELYDRIVGRYTLDDVVDPKTNEVLVSADSRIDEDDAKRIIDAGLEKVKIRSVLNCKTSHGVCSKCYGRNLATGKEVNIGEAVGIIAAQSIGEPGTQLTMRTFHTGGVAGGDITQGLPRVEELFEARKPKGLAIITEISGTVQLDETGKKKEVTIIDEFGESKTYSIPYGSRIKAKQGQFLEAGDPITEGSINPHDILGVKGVLGVQDYIVKEVQRVYRMQGVDINDKHIEVIVRQMLSKVKIDDPGDTDLLPGGLVDILEFNAENEKTVANELRPAVSKRVLLGITKASLATESFLSAASFQETTRVLTEAAIKGKEDNLIGLKENVIIGKLIPAGTGMKRYKNIAVEKVEE, encoded by the coding sequence TTGTTTGAACTAAATAATTTTGAGTCAATAAAAATAGCTTTAGCATCTCCTGAGAAGATAAGACAATGGTCAAAGGGAGAAGTAAAAAAGCCGGAAACGATAAATTATCGTACTTTAAAGCCAGAAAAAGATGGACTATTCTGTGAGAGAATATTTGGTCCAACTAAAGACTGGGAATGTCACTGTGGAAAATATAGAAGAGTTAGATATAAAGGTGTAGTATGTGACAGATGTGGAGTTGAGGTAACTAAGTCTAAAGTTAGACGTGAAAGAATGGCTCATATAGAGCTTGCAGCTCCGGTATCTCACATATGGTACTTCAAAGGAATTCCAAGTAGAATGGGACTATTACTTGATATGTCACCAAGATCACTTGAAAAAGTTTTATATTTTGCATCTTATATAGTTATAGATGCAGGTGAAACTGGCCTTACAGAAAAGCAGCTTTTGACAGAAAAAGAGTATAGAGATGCTCAAGATAAGTATGGAAACACATTCAAAGCAGGAATGGGAGCGGAAGCTGTAAAAGAACTTTTAGTTAAAATTGATTTGGAATCTCTATCAAAAGAATTAAAATCAAAATTAAAAGATAGTACAGGTCAAAAAAGAGTTAGAACTATAAGAAGAATGGAAGTTGTAGAGGCTTTCAAAAAGTCTGATAATAAAGCAGAGTGGATGATCCTTGATGTAATCCCTGTAATACCTCCGGATTTAAGACCTATGGTTCAATTAGATGGAGGAAGATTTGCAACTTCAGATTTGAATGATCTATACAGAAGAGTTATAAATAGAAATAACAGATTAAAGAGATTATTAGAATTAGGAGCACCTGATATAATCGTTAGAAATGAAAAAAGAATGCTTCAAGAATCAGTAGATGCTCTTATAGATAATGGTAGAAGAGGTAGACCAGTAACTGGGCCTGGAAATAGACCATTAAAGTCTTTATCTGATATGTTAAAAGGAAAGCAAGGGCGTTTCCGTCAAAACCTTCTTGGTAAGCGTGTTGACTATTCAGGACGTTCTGTTATCGTAGTAGGACCAGAACTTAAATTCTATCAATGTGGTCTTCCTAAGAAAATGGCTTTAGAATTATTTAAGCCTTTTGTAATGAATGAACTTGTATCAAAAGGATATGCTCATAATATAAAGAGTGCAAAGAGAATGGTAGAAAAAGTTAAATCAGAAGTATGGGATGTTTTAGAAGAAGTAATAAAAGGACATCCAGTACTACTAAACCGTGCGCCTACTCTACATAGACTAGGAATACAAGCTTTTGAACCAACTCTAGTAGAAGGTAAGGCTATAAAATTACATCCGCTAGTTTGTTCAGCTTATAATGCGGATTTCGACGGAGACCAAATGGCAGTACACGTACCTTTATCTGTTGAAGCACAAGCTGAAGCTAGATTCTTAATGCTGTCTACTAATAACATATTAGCACCTAAGGATGGTTCTCCTATAACTACACCAACTCAGGATATGGTACTTGGAAGTTACTACTTAACTATAGAAGTTGAGGGAGAAAAAGGAGAAGGAAGCGTATTTAAGGATTATAACGAAATGCTTCTTGCATACCAAACTGGAGCAGTTGGACTTCATGCTAAGGTTAAAGTAAGAAAGAAATTAGTAGAAGAAGATAAAGATGTATTAGTAGAAAGTACTGTAGGTAGATTTATATTTAATGAAAATATACCTCAAGACTTAGGTTTTGTTGATAGAAGCGAAAGCAAACATTCACTAGAAGTAGACTTCTTAGTTGATAAAAAGCAACTAGGAAAAATTATAGATAAATGTTTTAGAAAACATGGAAATACTATTACTGCTATAATGCTTGATGATATAAAAAATCTAGGATTTAGATTCTCAACAAGAGGAGCTATAAGTATCGCTGTTGCAGATATGATAATACCTAAAGAAAAACCACAGTTAATATCAATAGCTGAAGAAAAGGTAGAAAAATATGAAAGAGCTTATAGAAGAGGTCTTATATCTAATGAAGAAAGAGAAGAAAAAGTTATAGAAACTTGGACTAATACTACTGAAGAAGTTACAGATGCTCTTATGAATAGTTTGGGTCGTTTAAACAACGTATTTATAATGGCGCATTCAGGAGCCAGAGGTAGTAAAAACCAAATAAGACAGCTTGGAGGAATGCGTGGTCTTATGGCCAATGCGTCGGGTAAAACGGTAGAAATACCAGTTAAATCTAACTTCCGTGAAGGTCTTACTGTACTTGAGTACTTTACATCTTCGCATGGTGCCAGAAAAGGACTAGCAGATACAGCGCTTCGTACAGCCGATTCAGGATACCTAACTAGAAGACTTGTTGATGTCAGCCAAGACGTTATAGTTAGAGAAGTTGATTGTGGAACACAAGAAGGTGTTTTAGTATCAGCATTTAAAGATGGAAATGAAGTAATAGAAGAATTATATGATAGAATTGTTGGAAGATACACTCTTGATGATGTAGTAGATCCTAAAACTAATGAAGTTCTAGTGTCAGCTGATTCTAGAATAGATGAAGACGATGCTAAGAGAATAATAGATGCAGGGCTTGAAAAAGTAAAAATAAGATCTGTACTTAATTGTAAAACTTCTCATGGAGTTTGCTCTAAGTGTTACGGACGAAATCTTGCTACTGGTAAAGAGGTAAATATAGGTGAGGCAGTAGGTATAATAGCAGCTCAATCTATAGGTGAGCCTGGTACACAGCTTACAATGCGTACTTTCCATACAGGAGGAGTTGCAGGAGGAGACATCACGCAAGGTCTTCCAAGGGTAGAGGAGCTATTTGAAGCTAGAAAACCTAAAGGACTTGCAATAATAACAGAAATTTCAGGTACTGTTCAACTTGATGAAACAGGAAAGAAAAAAGAAGTTACTATAATAGATGAATTTGGAGAATCAAAAACTTATTCAATACCTTATGGATCAAGAATTAAAGCTAAACAAGGACAATTCTTAGAAGCTGGAGATCCTATAACTGAAGGATCTATAAATCCACATGATATACTAGGAGTAAAAGGTGTTCTTGGAGTTCAAGATTATATAGTTAAAGAGGTTCAAAGGGTATATAGAATGCAAGGTGTTGATATCAACGATAAGCATATTGAAGTTATCGTTAGACAAATGTTATCTAAAGTTAAAATAGATGATCCGGGAGATACTGATTTACTTCCAGGAGGACTTGTAGATATACTTGAATTTAATGCTGAAAATGAAAAAACAGTTGCAAATGAATTAAGACCAGCAGTTTCAAAGAGAGTTTTATTAGGAATAACTAAAGCGTCTCTTGCTACAGAATCATTCTTATCAGCTGCTTCATTCCAAGAAACAACAAGAGTATTAACTGAAGCTGCTATAAAAGGAAAAGAAGATAATCTAATAGGTCTTAAAGAAAATGTAATTATAGGTAAATTGATACCTGCAGGAACAGGAATGAAAAGATATAAGAATATAGCTGTTGAAAAAGTGGAAGAATAA
- the rplJ gene encoding 50S ribosomal protein L10, which produces MSKNVELKGQVVSEIAEKLEKSSSTVIVDYRGLTVEEVTELRKKFREADVEYKVYKNTLVRRAAKQVGINDLNDETLVGPNAIAFGYEDPVAPARVISDFMKDHPKLELKMGIVEGEFYGKEQIEEFSKIPSREVLIAKLLGSLKAPVSNFAYLIDALIKKQEGQEA; this is translated from the coding sequence ATGTCTAAAAATGTAGAATTAAAAGGACAAGTTGTTTCAGAAATAGCTGAAAAATTAGAAAAGTCTTCGTCAACTGTAATTGTTGATTATAGAGGATTAACAGTGGAAGAAGTTACAGAACTTAGAAAGAAGTTCAGAGAAGCTGACGTAGAATACAAAGTTTACAAGAATACTCTTGTTAGAAGAGCAGCTAAGCAAGTTGGAATCAATGACTTAAATGATGAAACATTAGTTGGACCAAATGCAATAGCTTTTGGATATGAAGATCCTGTTGCTCCAGCTAGAGTTATAAGTGATTTCATGAAAGATCATCCAAAACTAGAACTTAAAATGGGTATAGTTGAAGGTGAATTCTATGGAAAAGAGCAAATTGAAGAATTCTCTAAGATTCCTTCAAGAGAAGTTCTTATTGCGAAATTACTTGGCAGCTTAAAAGCTCCAGTATCAAACTTTGCATACTTAATAGATGCTTTAATCAAGAAGCAAGAAGGACAAGAAGCTTAA
- the nusG gene encoding transcription termination/antitermination protein NusG — MSELEQARWYVVHTYSGHENKVKATIEKAVKTRGMEDFILDLAVPTEEIVETKNGKTKSRQRKIFPGYVLVKMIITDESWYIVRNTKGVTGFVGPGSKPVPLSEEEVKTMGVEKTTLEIDFEVGEAITVKYGPFEGFMGNIEEINLEKKVVKVLISMFGRETPVELEFDQIEKI; from the coding sequence ATGTCAGAACTAGAACAAGCCAGATGGTATGTTGTTCATACCTACTCAGGTCACGAGAATAAAGTAAAAGCTACTATTGAAAAAGCTGTTAAGACTAGAGGGATGGAAGATTTCATCTTAGATCTAGCTGTACCTACTGAGGAAATAGTAGAAACTAAAAATGGTAAGACTAAATCTAGACAAAGAAAGATATTCCCTGGATATGTTTTGGTTAAAATGATCATTACTGATGAATCTTGGTATATAGTTAGAAATACTAAAGGTGTAACTGGATTTGTAGGTCCTGGATCTAAACCCGTTCCTTTATCAGAAGAAGAAGTTAAGACTATGGGTGTTGAAAAAACAACTTTAGAGATAGATTTTGAAGTTGGAGAAGCTATAACGGTTAAGTATGGACCGTTTGAAGGATTCATGGGAAATATTGAAGAAATAAATCTAGAGAAAAAAGTTGTAAAAGTATTAATATCAATGTTTGGTAGAGAAACTCCAGTTGAACTGGAATTCGATCAAATAGAAAAAATATAA
- the rplL gene encoding 50S ribosomal protein L7/L12, with product MTIEQILEAIENMKVLELNELVKAAEEKFGVSASAPVMMAGAAGGAAAEEKTEFDVVLVEAGSSKVGVIKAVREITGLGLKEAKAVVDGAPKAVKEGASKEEAEQIKEKLEAAGAKVEVK from the coding sequence ATGACTATAGAGCAAATTTTAGAAGCTATAGAAAATATGAAAGTTTTAGAATTAAATGAATTAGTTAAAGCTGCAGAAGAAAAGTTCGGAGTATCTGCTTCTGCGCCAGTAATGATGGCTGGAGCTGCTGGTGGAGCTGCTGCTGAAGAGAAGACTGAGTTCGACGTAGTATTAGTTGAAGCAGGATCTTCAAAAGTAGGAGTTATCAAAGCAGTTAGAGAAATAACTGGACTTGGATTAAAAGAAGCTAAGGCTGTAGTAGACGGAGCTCCAAAAGCTGTTAAAGAAGGAGCTTCAAAAGAAGAAGCTGAGCAAATCAAAGAAAAATTAGAAGCTGCGGGAGCTAAAGTAGAAGTAAAATAA
- the rplA gene encoding 50S ribosomal protein L1: MAKRGKNYLEASKLVDKNTLYDASEALGLTVEAAKAKFDETVEAHIKLGVDSRHADQQVRGAVVLPHGTGKSKKVLVFAKGEKAKEAEAAGADFVGAEELVSKIQGENWFDFDVVVATPDMMGVVGRLGRVLGPKGLMPNPKSGTVTFDVAKAIDEIKAGKVEYRLDKTNIIHVTVGKVSFGKEKLVENFAALMEAIIKAKPSAAKGQYLRSVTVASTMGPGVKINPARVAE, from the coding sequence ATGGCTAAAAGAGGAAAAAATTATTTAGAAGCTAGTAAGTTAGTTGATAAAAACACATTATATGATGCATCTGAAGCATTAGGATTAACAGTTGAAGCTGCTAAAGCTAAATTTGATGAGACTGTTGAAGCTCACATTAAATTAGGTGTAGATTCAAGACATGCAGACCAACAAGTAAGAGGTGCTGTAGTTCTTCCTCACGGAACTGGTAAATCTAAAAAAGTTTTAGTTTTTGCTAAAGGTGAAAAAGCTAAAGAAGCAGAAGCAGCAGGAGCAGATTTTGTTGGAGCTGAAGAATTAGTATCTAAAATTCAAGGTGAAAACTGGTTTGATTTTGATGTGGTTGTTGCAACTCCTGACATGATGGGTGTTGTAGGAAGATTAGGTAGAGTACTTGGACCAAAAGGTTTAATGCCAAACCCTAAATCTGGAACAGTTACATTTGATGTTGCTAAGGCAATAGATGAAATAAAAGCTGGTAAAGTTGAATATAGATTAGATAAAACTAATATAATTCACGTTACAGTTGGAAAAGTTTCATTTGGAAAAGAAAAATTAGTAGAAAACTTCGCAGCTTTAATGGAAGCTATTATAAAAGCTAAGCCATCTGCTGCTAAAGGACAATACTTAAGATCTGTTACAGTAGCATCTACTATGGGTCCTGGAGTTAAAATAAATCCAGCTAGAGTTGCAGAGTAA
- the rplK gene encoding 50S ribosomal protein L11: MAKKVIGQIKLQIPAGKATPAPPVGPALGQHGVNIMGFCKEFNAKTADKAGLIIPVVITVYQDRSFTFITKTPPAAVLLKKAVGLESASGEPNKTKVATISKDKVREIAEMKMPDLNAATVEAAMSMIAGTARSMGIVVED; this comes from the coding sequence ATGGCTAAAAAAGTTATAGGACAAATAAAATTACAAATACCTGCAGGAAAAGCTACTCCAGCTCCACCAGTAGGACCAGCATTAGGACAACATGGTGTTAACATAATGGGATTCTGTAAAGAATTTAATGCTAAAACTGCAGATAAGGCTGGATTAATAATTCCAGTTGTTATAACAGTTTATCAAGATAGATCTTTTACGTTTATCACAAAAACTCCACCAGCTGCAGTATTACTTAAGAAAGCTGTTGGTTTAGAGTCAGCTTCTGGAGAACCTAACAAGACAAAGGTTGCTACTATCTCTAAAGATAAAGTAAGAGAAATAGCTGAAATGAAAATGCCTGATTTAAATGCTGCTACAGTTGAAGCTGCTATGAGTATGATAGCTGGAACTGCTAGAAGTATGGGTATTGTTGTAGAAGACTAA
- the rpmG gene encoding 50S ribosomal protein L33 — protein sequence MRVKVTLACTECKQRNYNTTKNKKNNPDRIELKKYCRFCKTHTTHKETK from the coding sequence ATGAGAGTTAAGGTAACTTTAGCATGTACTGAATGTAAACAAAGAAATTACAATACAACTAAGAACAAGAAAAACAACCCAGACAGAATAGAATTAAAAAAATATTGTAGATTCTGCAAAACACATACTACTCACAAAGAAACAAAATAG
- the secE gene encoding preprotein translocase subunit SecE: MSAQTNINSNKENTKSIGRFLKETKGELKKVHWPNKKELTKYTGVVLMTCLFMTVLVWAVDSGIGFLLKLMLNR; the protein is encoded by the coding sequence ATGTCGGCCCAAACTAATATAAATTCGAATAAAGAAAATACTAAAAGCATAGGTAGATTCTTGAAAGAAACTAAAGGGGAACTTAAAAAAGTTCATTGGCCAAACAAAAAAGAGCTAACTAAATATACTGGAGTAGTTCTAATGACATGTCTTTTTATGACAGTATTAGTATGGGCGGTTGATTCTGGTATAGGATTCTTGTTAAAGCTTATGCTAAATAGATAA
- the rpoB gene encoding DNA-directed RNA polymerase subunit beta has translation MPHPVTIGRRTRISFSKINEVAKLPNLIEIQLDSYDWFLEEGLKEVFEDISPIEDYTGNLILEFVDYSLDEKPKYEVEECKERDVTYSAPLKVKVRLINKETGEVKEQEVFMGDFPLMTEKGTFIINGAERVIVSQLVRSPGVYFSQERDKSGKRLISSTVIPNRGAWLEYETDSNDIVSVRVDRTRKQPVTVLLRALGFGTDAEIIELLGEDERLYSTLEKDNTKTVEEGLIEIYKKLRPGEPPTVESASSLLNSLFFDAKRYDLAKVGRYKFNKKLALAYRIINKIAAQDIVNTETGEVFVKEGEKISIEQAKSIQDSGINVVKVYSDEDKEVKVIGNNFVDIKEHISFDLSDLKIKEKVHYPTLKEILDTYSSEEEIKDAIKDNIRKLIPKHIILDDIIASINYQFNLFHQIGNIDDIDHLGNRRVRSVGELLQNQFRIGLSRMERVIKERMTIQDIEVATPQALINIRPVAAAIKEFFGSSQLSQFMDQTNPLSELTHKRRLSALGPGGLSRERAGFEVRDVHHSHYGRMCPIETPEGPNIGLINSLATYAKINEYGFIEASYRKVDKETGIVTNEIHYLTADEEEIYVRAQANEPLDAEGRFVNKRVTSRTTNGIVKVVPQNLVDYMDISPKQVVSVATAMIPFLENDDANRALMGSNMQRQAVPLVRRESPIIGTGIEYRAAKDSGAVVVAKNSGIVDKLSADEIVIKREDGNKDRYNMLKFKRSNQGTCINQTPIVNKGDKIEKGDVIADGPSTDMGEIALGRNCLIAFMTWEGYNYEDAILINERLVKEDRLSTIHIEEYEAEARDTKLGPEEITRDIPNVGEDAIKNLDDRGIIRIGAEVESGDILVGKVTPKGETELTAEERLLRAIFGEKAREVRDTSLKVPHGESGIIVDVKVFTRENGDELPPGVNELVRCYIAKKRKINVGDKMAGRHGNKGVISRILPEEDMPFMEDGTPVEIVLNPLGVPSRMNIGQVLEIHLGLAAKSLGWHVATSVFDGAKEEDIRTALKNANYPEDGKLRLCDGRTGDAFDNRVTVGYMYMLKLHHLVDDKLHARSTGPYSLVTQQPLGGKAQFGGQRFGEMEVWALEAYGASHTLQEILTVKSDDVIGRVRTYEAIVKGENIPEPGIPESFKVLIKELQSLCLDVKVLTEEDHEIEVKESVDEEDVSENFESIVSGEQDTEELETVVEEADEDFEVDFDESLLEDDLDEEFDF, from the coding sequence ATGCCACATCCTGTCACAATAGGTAGAAGAACGAGAATAAGCTTTTCTAAAATTAATGAAGTTGCAAAGCTTCCCAACCTTATAGAAATTCAACTAGATTCCTATGATTGGTTTTTAGAGGAAGGACTAAAAGAAGTTTTTGAAGATATTTCGCCTATAGAAGATTACACAGGTAATCTTATCTTAGAGTTTGTAGATTATTCCCTAGATGAAAAACCTAAATACGAAGTAGAAGAATGTAAAGAAAGAGACGTTACCTACTCGGCGCCGTTAAAAGTCAAAGTTAGACTTATAAACAAAGAAACGGGAGAAGTTAAGGAACAAGAAGTTTTCATGGGAGATTTCCCATTAATGACTGAAAAAGGTACATTTATAATAAATGGAGCAGAAAGAGTAATAGTAAGTCAGCTTGTTAGATCTCCGGGTGTATATTTTAGCCAAGAGAGAGATAAATCAGGAAAGAGACTGATTTCATCTACTGTTATACCTAACAGAGGAGCATGGTTAGAATATGAGACTGATTCTAATGACATAGTATCTGTTAGAGTTGATAGAACTAGAAAACAACCTGTAACTGTACTATTAAGAGCTTTAGGTTTTGGAACTGATGCGGAAATAATAGAACTTTTAGGTGAAGACGAGAGATTATACTCGACACTTGAAAAAGACAACACTAAGACAGTAGAAGAAGGTCTTATTGAAATATACAAAAAGTTAAGACCAGGAGAACCTCCTACAGTTGAGAGTGCTTCTTCTTTATTAAACTCATTATTCTTTGATGCTAAAAGATATGATTTAGCTAAAGTAGGAAGATACAAATTCAATAAAAAATTAGCTTTAGCGTACAGAATCATAAACAAAATAGCTGCACAAGATATAGTTAATACAGAAACAGGAGAAGTTTTTGTAAAAGAAGGAGAAAAAATATCTATAGAACAAGCTAAATCTATACAAGATTCAGGGATAAATGTAGTTAAGGTTTATTCTGATGAAGATAAAGAAGTTAAAGTTATAGGAAATAACTTTGTAGATATAAAAGAACATATATCATTTGATTTAAGTGATTTAAAAATAAAAGAAAAAGTTCACTACCCTACGTTGAAAGAAATATTAGATACATACAGTAGTGAAGAAGAAATAAAAGATGCTATAAAAGATAACATAAGAAAGCTAATACCTAAACATATAATATTAGATGATATTATAGCTTCTATAAACTATCAATTCAACTTATTCCACCAAATAGGTAATATTGATGATATAGATCATTTAGGAAATAGAAGAGTAAGATCTGTTGGAGAATTACTTCAAAATCAATTTAGAATAGGTCTTTCTAGAATGGAAAGAGTTATTAAAGAAAGAATGACAATACAAGATATAGAAGTTGCAACTCCGCAAGCATTAATCAATATAAGACCGGTTGCTGCAGCTATAAAAGAGTTCTTTGGAAGTTCTCAATTATCTCAGTTTATGGATCAAACAAACCCATTATCAGAGCTTACACATAAGAGAAGATTATCAGCTCTTGGACCTGGTGGTCTTTCAAGAGAAAGAGCAGGATTTGAGGTTCGTGACGTTCATCATTCGCATTATGGAAGAATGTGTCCTATAGAGACTCCAGAAGGTCCAAATATCGGACTTATAAACTCACTTGCTACTTATGCTAAGATAAATGAATATGGATTTATTGAAGCGAGTTATAGAAAAGTAGACAAAGAAACTGGAATAGTAACAAATGAGATACATTATTTAACTGCAGATGAAGAAGAGATATATGTAAGAGCCCAAGCTAACGAACCACTTGATGCTGAAGGAAGATTTGTAAACAAAAGAGTTACATCAAGAACAACTAATGGTATTGTTAAAGTTGTGCCGCAAAACCTAGTTGATTACATGGATATATCTCCAAAACAGGTTGTTTCTGTTGCAACGGCTATGATTCCGTTCCTTGAAAATGACGATGCCAACCGTGCCCTAATGGGATCAAACATGCAACGTCAGGCTGTTCCTCTAGTTAGAAGAGAGTCTCCTATTATAGGAACTGGAATAGAGTATAGAGCAGCTAAGGACTCTGGAGCAGTTGTTGTAGCGAAAAACTCTGGAATTGTTGATAAATTAAGTGCGGATGAAATAGTTATAAAAAGAGAAGATGGAAATAAAGATAGATATAATATGCTTAAATTTAAGCGTTCAAACCAAGGAACTTGTATAAATCAAACTCCTATAGTAAATAAAGGAGATAAGATTGAAAAAGGTGATGTTATAGCTGATGGACCATCTACAGATATGGGAGAAATCGCATTAGGTAGAAACTGTCTTATAGCATTCATGACTTGGGAAGGATATAACTATGAGGATGCAATCCTTATAAATGAAAGATTAGTAAAAGAAGATAGACTATCTACTATTCATATAGAAGAATACGAAGCAGAAGCAAGAGACACAAAGCTTGGACCAGAAGAAATAACAAGAGATATACCTAACGTTGGAGAAGACGCTATTAAAAACCTAGATGATAGAGGAATAATTAGAATAGGTGCAGAAGTAGAATCTGGAGATATATTAGTTGGTAAGGTAACTCCTAAAGGAGAGACTGAGCTTACTGCAGAAGAAAGACTTCTTCGTGCAATATTCGGAGAAAAAGCTAGAGAAGTTAGAGATACTTCTTTAAAGGTTCCTCATGGTGAGTCAGGAATAATAGTAGATGTTAAGGTATTTACAAGAGAGAATGGAGATGAATTACCTCCAGGAGTAAATGAGCTTGTAAGATGTTATATAGCTAAGAAGAGAAAGATAAACGTAGGGGATAAGATGGCTGGACGTCATGGAAATAAAGGGGTTATATCTAGAATTCTACCTGAAGAAGATATGCCGTTTATGGAAGACGGTACACCAGTAGAGATAGTTCTGAATCCACTAGGAGTTCCATCTCGTATGAACATCGGACAGGTTCTAGAGATACATTTAGGCCTTGCAGCTAAATCTTTAGGATGGCATGTTGCTACATCTGTATTTGATGGAGCGAAAGAGGAAGATATAAGAACTGCTTTAAAAAATGCTAATTATCCTGAAGATGGAAAGCTTAGATTATGTGACGGAAGAACTGGAGATGCATTTGACAATAGAGTAACTGTTGGATACATGTATATGCTTAAACTACATCACTTGGTTGATGATAAGCTACATGCTAGAAGTACAGGTCCTTATTCGTTAGTTACACAACAGCCTCTAGGTGGTAAAGCACAATTTGGAGGACAAAGATTTGGAGAGATGGAGGTTTGGGCTCTTGAAGCTTATGGTGCATCTCATACACTACAAGAAATACTAACAGTAAAATCAGATGATGTAATAGGACGTGTAAGAACATACGAAGCTATTGTTAAGGGTGAAAACATTCCTGAACCAGGAATTCCTGAATCATTCAAAGTTTTAATAAAAGAACTTCAAAGTTTATGTCTTGATGTAAAGGTATTAACTGAAGAAGATCATGAAATAGAAGTAAAAGAGTCTGTAGATGAAGAAGACGTTAGTGAGAATTTTGAATCTATTGTTTCTGGTGAACAAGATACAGAAGAGCTAGAAACTGTAGTAGAAGAAGCTGATGAAGATTTTGAAGTGGATTTTGATGAATCTTTATTAGAAGATGATTTAGATGAAGAATTTGATTTTTAA